In one Leptospira fletcheri genomic region, the following are encoded:
- a CDS encoding LIC_10091 family lipoprotein, translating to MIIRLEAANSSGGKFSIGLCLTLIWVTFSLHTNCSSVPVSEAGFFHSKLDRDRLTLADTDSPPADRHLHADHYPASNERRLDLFRSRIEGLGGGYIGVGTDQNLTLVAWAKSDYAYLADFDPVTVAINRIHLYFLEIAPNYPEFEKLWDVKNKKETLILLEKKFASDPEYKVILSAYEISLRKGGVPQRLGDLKKISSVYPFKSFHNDPADYSFLRNMVLEGRILAIDGNLLGNKTFRSVGEKAVSVHIPIRILYTSNAEEYFRYPEDMRRNFLSLPTDDKSLVVRTLTKGAKRFGFPDGEMFPKDYPFHYNIQTMENFKVWLKQPGALSTIGILSKRKEIVKGFSVVEALPDEEPKNTAQK from the coding sequence ATGATCATCAGACTAGAAGCCGCAAATTCTTCGGGGGGGAAATTTTCCATCGGACTTTGCCTTACCCTGATTTGGGTAACCTTTTCTCTCCATACAAATTGCAGCTCCGTACCAGTTTCCGAAGCGGGATTTTTTCATTCCAAACTCGATCGGGATCGGCTGACCCTTGCCGACACGGACTCTCCTCCCGCGGACAGACATCTGCACGCCGATCATTATCCTGCCTCGAACGAAAGAAGATTGGACCTGTTCCGTTCCCGGATTGAAGGACTCGGCGGCGGTTATATTGGGGTTGGAACGGACCAGAATCTGACCTTAGTGGCATGGGCCAAGAGCGATTACGCATATCTCGCGGACTTTGATCCGGTCACGGTGGCGATCAATCGAATCCATTTGTACTTTTTGGAAATAGCTCCGAATTACCCCGAATTCGAAAAACTTTGGGACGTGAAAAATAAAAAGGAAACTTTAATTCTCCTCGAAAAGAAGTTCGCTTCCGACCCGGAATACAAGGTGATCCTGAGTGCGTATGAAATCTCTCTGAGAAAGGGGGGAGTCCCGCAGCGTTTGGGGGATTTAAAGAAGATCTCCTCGGTATATCCGTTCAAATCCTTTCACAACGATCCTGCGGATTATTCCTTTCTCAGAAATATGGTCTTGGAAGGCAGGATTCTCGCGATCGACGGAAATCTACTCGGAAATAAAACCTTCCGTTCCGTAGGAGAAAAGGCGGTTTCCGTACATATACCGATTCGAATTCTGTACACTTCCAATGCGGAGGAGTATTTCCGGTATCCGGAAGATATGAGAAGGAATTTCTTATCCTTGCCTACGGATGATAAAAGCTTGGTCGTTCGTACTTTAACGAAAGGAGCCAAGAGATTCGGCTTTCCGGACGGGGAAATGTTTCCGAAGGACTATCCCTTCCATTACAATATCCAGACGATGGAGAATTTCAAAGTCTGGCTGAAGCAACCGGGAGCCCTGTCCACGATCGGAATTTTATCCAAACGAAAAGAGATCGTAAAAGGCTTTTCCGTTGTGGAAGCTCTTCCGGACGAAGAACCGAAGAACACGGCACAAAAATAA
- a CDS encoding electron transfer flavoprotein subunit beta/FixA family protein, with protein sequence MKIIVLVKQVPDTETNIKVGDKSINEAGIKWIISPYDEFAIEEGLRLREKHGGEVIAISLGPDRVQESLRQAYAMGADRAVQIKVDNYVPFDTVLAAELIANFAKSENADIIIGGRQSIDSDSSQVVVQVAEALGIPHVAFAVSLEISGTNVKSTKEVEGGTQVVETSLPVAITAQKGLNEPRYPNLKGLMAAKKKPIESKSPADLGNPASKIEIVGLEPPPPRIPGRKLEAADAKGYAEQLVKALREEAKVI encoded by the coding sequence ATGAAGATCATCGTTTTAGTGAAGCAGGTGCCTGACACCGAAACGAATATCAAAGTCGGGGACAAGTCCATCAACGAAGCCGGAATTAAATGGATTATCTCTCCCTACGATGAATTCGCAATCGAGGAAGGCCTCAGATTACGCGAGAAACACGGCGGGGAAGTCATCGCAATTTCCCTCGGTCCGGATCGCGTGCAAGAGTCCCTTCGCCAAGCCTATGCAATGGGAGCGGATCGCGCCGTTCAAATCAAAGTAGACAATTATGTTCCTTTCGATACCGTCCTGGCTGCAGAGTTGATCGCAAACTTCGCAAAATCCGAAAATGCCGACATCATTATCGGAGGCCGTCAATCCATCGACTCCGACAGCTCCCAAGTCGTCGTGCAGGTCGCGGAAGCATTGGGAATTCCTCATGTCGCTTTCGCCGTAAGCTTAGAGATCAGCGGAACCAACGTTAAATCTACGAAAGAAGTGGAAGGCGGAACCCAAGTCGTGGAAACATCCTTGCCGGTCGCCATCACCGCCCAAAAAGGATTGAACGAACCTCGTTATCCGAACCTGAAAGGTTTAATGGCCGCAAAGAAAAAGCCGATCGAAAGCAAGTCTCCCGCAGACCTGGGCAATCCGGCAAGCAAGATCGAGATCGTAGGATTGGAACCCCCGCCCCCACGCATTCCTGGCCGTAAACTGGAAGCTGCGGACGCTAAGGGATACGCCGAACAGCTCGTCAAAGCGCTTCGCGAAGAAGCTAAGGTTATCTAA
- a CDS encoding LIC10362 family protein → MKYSVVLTAICALSFLLGSINGGLKKKSLTGLREALSESLSSPFALKSIFWFLFFICTLLLPYFWGLTFLIKTDLNALVIILGLIWDYYWSRTLILFR, encoded by the coding sequence ATGAAATATTCTGTCGTATTAACCGCAATTTGTGCCTTGTCTTTCCTTTTAGGATCGATAAACGGAGGCCTAAAGAAAAAATCCCTGACCGGATTGAGAGAAGCTTTGTCCGAATCTCTCTCTTCTCCTTTTGCCCTAAAATCGATTTTTTGGTTTCTCTTTTTTATCTGTACGCTGCTGCTTCCCTATTTTTGGGGATTAACGTTTCTGATTAAAACGGATCTGAACGCACTAGTGATTATATTGGGTTTGATCTGGGATTATTATTGGAGCAGAACACTCATTCTGTTTCGATGA
- a CDS encoding histone deacetylase codes for MPKIAYNNPRFFDFLYDDFLCAAVDSQAASSGILFHSLTKENVWELFEITGVLSELRKKGYSSPKLELSGTDDLYQRVVLIEEGEILIHLRLSIQEYRIRINDYFFKENYLVINWLQTRHPKHKDRKNIRLYPGQDTPGLGIFPEMADFIGFLIISLRLNGTVVRPEYFHDAVLFSRKFQFLEAESKALFKVLKSTFPKHSIRAISTLLYHGKVIDSKKGVIEWKPTEMIFFLEKTLSHFVFNRKFEKKVSKITENFNLALTEGAEEELGLKV; via the coding sequence ATGCCGAAAATCGCCTATAATAATCCGCGCTTTTTCGACTTTCTATACGACGATTTCCTCTGTGCGGCGGTGGATTCCCAAGCGGCGAGTTCGGGAATTTTGTTTCATTCTCTGACTAAGGAAAATGTCTGGGAACTGTTCGAGATCACCGGAGTCCTTTCCGAGCTGAGAAAAAAAGGATATTCTTCCCCGAAACTGGAGTTGTCCGGCACCGACGATTTGTATCAAAGAGTCGTCTTAATTGAAGAAGGCGAGATATTGATCCACCTGCGTTTGAGCATCCAGGAATATAGGATCAGAATCAACGACTACTTCTTCAAAGAGAATTATCTTGTCATCAACTGGTTGCAGACGCGTCATCCGAAACACAAGGATCGGAAAAATATCAGACTTTATCCTGGACAAGACACTCCCGGTCTAGGCATCTTCCCCGAGATGGCCGATTTTATCGGCTTTTTGATTATCTCCCTAAGACTGAATGGCACCGTAGTTCGTCCGGAGTATTTTCACGACGCGGTTCTTTTTTCCCGCAAGTTCCAGTTTCTGGAAGCGGAATCGAAAGCGTTGTTCAAGGTTTTAAAGTCCACGTTTCCTAAACATTCCATCCGTGCGATCTCCACTCTGCTGTATCATGGAAAAGTAATAGATTCGAAAAAAGGAGTCATAGAGTGGAAACCTACGGAAATGATTTTCTTTTTGGAAAAGACCTTATCTCATTTCGTCTTTAATCGTAAGTTCGAAAAAAAAGTCTCTAAAATCACGGAGAATTTCAACCTTGCTCTCACGGAAGGTGCCGAAGAAGAACTAGGCCTAAAGGTATAG
- a CDS encoding CapA family protein produces MFLLCSAAGGQVRSDSSPDGVRIVAVGDIMSHQTQIDSAYEKSCDCWDFSEVFEEVRQQISEADLAVANFETTLPGDRKHYSGYPQFGAPDSLAKAIKDTGFDLVSTANNHSCDKGKEGIVRTISVLEDLGLKHLGTYRSKEEFDKNRILKVRASGIELVFLNYTYGTNGLEIPAGTVVNLIDTARIAEDIALAKKEEPDGIVVMYHFGTEYLHEPDPFQKEIVDFTLEAGADIVLGGHPHSLQRFGKKKVKDRFGQEKERFFVYSLGNFVSGQDRRYVDGGMILNFSLSKDSGKLSIYDVYYEPIWVYIDRTGAKGPKFRLLPVRKYLKNDQSRKLPEQAFRRMLQFYKDTLEILGPAGRR; encoded by the coding sequence ATGTTTCTTTTGTGTTCGGCTGCCGGCGGACAGGTGCGCTCGGATTCCTCTCCGGACGGAGTCAGGATCGTAGCAGTGGGAGACATCATGTCTCACCAGACCCAAATCGATTCCGCCTATGAAAAATCCTGCGATTGCTGGGATTTTTCGGAAGTCTTTGAAGAAGTTCGGCAACAAATTTCGGAAGCGGATCTTGCGGTCGCGAATTTCGAAACCACTTTGCCCGGGGACCGCAAACACTATAGCGGTTATCCGCAATTCGGCGCTCCCGATTCCCTCGCAAAAGCGATCAAGGATACGGGTTTCGATCTGGTCTCTACCGCGAACAATCATTCCTGCGATAAGGGCAAGGAGGGGATCGTAAGAACGATCTCCGTTCTGGAAGATCTGGGATTAAAGCATCTGGGAACGTACCGAAGCAAAGAAGAGTTCGACAAAAATCGGATTTTAAAAGTAAGAGCGAGCGGTATTGAACTTGTATTCCTGAACTATACCTACGGAACGAACGGCTTAGAAATTCCGGCGGGAACCGTAGTAAATCTTATCGATACGGCCAGGATTGCCGAAGACATTGCCCTGGCAAAGAAAGAGGAGCCCGACGGAATCGTGGTCATGTACCATTTCGGAACGGAGTATCTTCACGAACCGGATCCCTTCCAAAAGGAAATCGTGGATTTTACTTTGGAAGCAGGTGCGGATATCGTGCTCGGCGGACACCCTCACAGTCTGCAAAGGTTCGGAAAGAAAAAAGTCAAGGATCGATTCGGTCAGGAAAAGGAACGTTTCTTCGTTTATTCATTGGGAAATTTCGTTTCGGGACAGGATCGTAGATATGTGGACGGTGGAATGATCCTGAATTTTTCGCTTTCGAAAGACTCCGGAAAATTATCGATTTATGATGTATATTACGAACCTATCTGGGTTTATATAGATCGTACCGGCGCCAAAGGTCCCAAATTTCGACTTTTACCCGTGCGAAAGTATCTGAAAAACGACCAATCTCGGAAACTTCCCGAACAAGCATTTCGGAGAATGCTGCAGTTTTATAAGGACACTTTGGAAATCCTCGGGCCAGCAGGAAGAAGATAG
- a CDS encoding GNAT family N-acetyltransferase produces MGSGSVQNKLKTERKLEVRIAENQLEIERTLALRYDVFNLELGEGLPQSAATRKDRDEYDLFCDHLIVVDKNRDDMIVGTYRILRRSVAKANLGFYSDNEFDITKIYELEREPAEIGRSCVHPEYRDGSVISLLWAGLGQYMKKHQIGYLFGCGSVHSVDAQTANDVYAFLKDKKALAGAEFDVKPLSGFEMTGFDPNFAPEDIKVVSKRIPALIKGYIRAGSLICGTPALDSVFKTTDFFILFDIKDIEARYSKHYLE; encoded by the coding sequence ATGGGATCAGGATCTGTCCAAAATAAGCTAAAAACAGAACGCAAATTAGAAGTAAGAATCGCGGAGAACCAACTTGAAATCGAAAGAACGCTAGCGCTGCGTTATGACGTATTCAATTTGGAATTGGGAGAAGGACTGCCCCAATCCGCCGCGACCCGCAAAGACCGGGACGAATACGATCTTTTTTGCGACCACCTCATCGTAGTCGATAAGAATCGCGACGACATGATCGTGGGAACCTACCGAATCTTGAGAAGAAGCGTAGCGAAAGCGAACCTAGGCTTTTATTCCGACAACGAATTCGACATCACGAAAATCTATGAATTAGAGCGCGAGCCTGCCGAAATCGGACGCAGTTGCGTTCATCCGGAATATAGAGATGGTTCGGTGATTTCTCTTCTTTGGGCAGGATTGGGCCAATACATGAAGAAGCACCAAATCGGTTATCTTTTCGGATGCGGATCCGTTCACAGTGTGGATGCTCAAACCGCAAACGACGTGTATGCGTTTTTGAAGGATAAAAAAGCGTTGGCGGGCGCGGAATTCGACGTGAAACCTCTTTCCGGTTTCGAGATGACCGGTTTCGACCCGAATTTCGCTCCAGAAGATATCAAGGTAGTTTCAAAAAGAATTCCCGCGTTGATCAAAGGATATATCCGCGCAGGATCGCTTATCTGCGGAACTCCCGCTTTGGATAGCGTATTCAAAACTACTGACTTCTTTATTCTTTTCGATATTAAGGATATCGAAGCAAGATATAGCAAGCATTACCTGGAATAG
- a CDS encoding PilZ domain-containing protein produces the protein MEKRKHIRVVPFPNQPVQIQLMGNGFLDILIAQDVSQGGMAILVPHHFDGCDIHSAVEIVVSLPGFKPFKAIGLIKHLSPGKAADGLFGLKFTQIDAKGKGFLDAFVKKLISQRRMAG, from the coding sequence ATGGAGAAGAGAAAGCACATACGCGTGGTTCCGTTCCCGAACCAGCCGGTTCAGATCCAATTAATGGGAAACGGATTTCTTGACATTTTAATCGCGCAGGACGTGAGTCAAGGCGGGATGGCAATTCTGGTTCCCCATCATTTCGACGGATGTGATATCCACTCTGCGGTGGAAATCGTCGTATCCTTGCCCGGCTTCAAACCGTTTAAGGCGATCGGTTTGATCAAACACCTTTCTCCCGGTAAGGCCGCGGATGGTCTTTTCGGTCTCAAATTCACGCAAATCGACGCGAAAGGAAAAGGTTTTCTGGACGCTTTCGTCAAAAAACTGATTTCTCAACGCAGAATGGCAGGTTAA
- a CDS encoding aldo/keto reductase: MLQRKIPSTGEAIPAIGLGTWQTFDVSGDPNSLAPLSEVFREFLSTGGRLVDSSPMYGRAEETVGLLSEILSSAERKKIFFATKVWVRGEAAGKSQIQASFKKMRTDRVDLFQIHNLLDTETHLKTLRSLKEEGKVRYVGLTHFTPSSFSEMERIASREKVDFLQIPYSVVTRSAENRILPFAQENRIGILVNRPFEEGGLFRKTKGKILPEYFREWGCESFAQAFLKYILSHPGVTCVIPATAKLSHLQDNLKAGLGNFPDQKERKRFLSNLLDSLES; this comes from the coding sequence ATGCTACAACGAAAAATTCCGAGCACGGGGGAAGCGATCCCGGCCATCGGCTTGGGAACTTGGCAGACATTCGACGTTTCGGGAGATCCGAATTCCTTAGCTCCGTTAAGCGAAGTCTTTCGGGAATTTCTTTCCACTGGCGGACGACTCGTGGATTCGTCTCCTATGTACGGAAGAGCGGAAGAAACGGTCGGTCTTCTCTCCGAAATACTATCTTCGGCGGAGCGAAAAAAGATCTTCTTCGCCACAAAGGTCTGGGTTCGGGGAGAAGCTGCAGGCAAATCCCAAATTCAGGCTTCCTTTAAGAAGATGCGTACGGACAGAGTCGATCTATTCCAAATACATAATCTTTTGGATACGGAGACTCATCTTAAAACTCTCCGTTCCTTAAAGGAAGAAGGAAAGGTAAGATATGTCGGCTTGACGCATTTTACGCCTTCCTCCTTTTCGGAAATGGAAAGAATCGCATCACGGGAGAAAGTGGACTTCCTGCAAATCCCGTATTCCGTCGTGACTCGATCCGCGGAAAATCGGATCCTACCGTTTGCGCAGGAGAACCGGATCGGAATTCTGGTCAATCGGCCGTTCGAGGAAGGGGGTTTGTTCCGCAAAACGAAAGGAAAAATTCTCCCGGAATACTTTCGGGAATGGGGCTGCGAATCCTTTGCCCAAGCGTTTTTAAAGTACATTCTCTCTCATCCCGGAGTGACCTGTGTGATCCCAGCTACGGCGAAGCTATCCCATTTACAGGACAATCTGAAAGCCGGTTTGGGAAATTTTCCCGACCAGAAAGAACGAAAGAGATTTTTGTCCAATTTGTTGGACTCTTTGGAATCTTGA
- a CDS encoding alpha/beta fold hydrolase has product MTENLWKTHALAWKAAGSFFEWKRRKIFYRTGGEGENLLLLHGFPTSSWDWKDLWTDLTSRYRVVALDYLGFGFSDKPKSGHYSVFQYADQAEDLLQELKIQKTHVLAHDLGDTVAQELLARFREKISGQRIGGPDLQSVFLLNGGIFPETHRPRAVQKLLNSPFGFFFSKLLNKTSFERNLSEVFGEGTKPSKEELEGFWECASNGGGKAIYHKLIRYIRERKLFRERWVGAILDCPVPFAFADGLADPVSGAHVVQRLRQFRPDARVYEFPHIGHYPQTESPREVLNAYAKFRS; this is encoded by the coding sequence ATGACCGAGAACTTATGGAAAACGCATGCGCTCGCTTGGAAAGCTGCCGGCTCTTTTTTTGAATGGAAGCGAAGGAAGATCTTTTACAGAACGGGCGGAGAAGGGGAAAATCTTTTGCTTCTCCACGGATTTCCCACCTCTTCCTGGGATTGGAAGGATCTGTGGACGGATTTGACCTCCCGCTATCGGGTTGTCGCTTTGGATTATTTGGGTTTCGGCTTTTCGGACAAACCCAAGAGCGGACATTATTCCGTCTTTCAATATGCCGACCAAGCGGAGGATCTCCTCCAGGAATTGAAGATCCAAAAAACTCATGTGCTTGCGCACGATCTCGGGGATACCGTGGCGCAAGAGTTGCTCGCTCGTTTTCGGGAAAAGATTTCGGGGCAAAGGATCGGAGGTCCCGATCTTCAATCCGTGTTTTTATTGAACGGAGGGATTTTTCCGGAAACCCATAGACCCAGGGCCGTACAGAAATTACTCAACAGTCCTTTCGGGTTTTTCTTTTCCAAATTATTGAACAAGACCTCCTTTGAGCGGAATCTCTCGGAAGTATTCGGAGAAGGAACGAAACCGAGTAAGGAGGAACTAGAAGGGTTTTGGGAGTGCGCGAGTAACGGAGGAGGAAAAGCGATCTATCACAAATTGATTCGTTACATACGGGAACGAAAACTGTTCCGGGAAAGATGGGTGGGAGCGATCCTGGATTGTCCCGTTCCGTTCGCATTCGCCGACGGGCTTGCGGATCCTGTCAGCGGTGCTCACGTAGTACAACGACTGAGACAATTCAGACCGGACGCAAGAGTCTATGAATTTCCACACATTGGACACTATCCTCAGACGGAATCCCCTAGGGAGGTTTTGAACGCGTACGCTAAGTTTCGTTCTTAA
- a CDS encoding acyl-CoA dehydrogenase family protein, protein MRNLLEKRLDLFNPTENHLALRENVAAFAKQSLDEQAKEHDDGEIFNSALFRRLGTELGIFGITVPEKDGGMGLDPLASVIIHEEFSAYDPGFTLSYLAHEVLFVNNFYYSSNDVQKKKYLHKVLSGEWIGGMGMTEPGAGTDVLGMNTVAVRRGDKYLLNGTKQYITNGNVGQVFLVYAKMSREARKTTAFLVESSFPGFGVGKKEEKMGMRSSPTTQLVFDNTEVPAENLIGSEDGALVHMMRNLEIERVTLAAQSLGIAKRCVDVMCDYTIRHREAFGKKLVEFGQIQRLLAESYADYQAARALVYDVASKIHPENRNSLGAASAKLVATQMAERVSRNAIQVLGGYGYCREYPVERLHRDAILLSIGGGTNEAMQKNIAADLRAIYSTSG, encoded by the coding sequence ATGAGAAATCTTTTAGAGAAGCGGCTCGATCTGTTTAACCCCACGGAAAATCATCTCGCCCTCCGAGAGAATGTGGCGGCGTTCGCAAAACAAAGTCTGGACGAGCAAGCGAAGGAACATGACGACGGTGAGATATTCAATTCCGCACTCTTTCGGAGACTCGGAACCGAATTGGGAATTTTCGGAATAACCGTCCCGGAAAAGGACGGGGGCATGGGTTTAGATCCCCTAGCGAGCGTGATCATCCATGAGGAATTTTCCGCATACGATCCGGGGTTTACTTTGTCCTATCTGGCTCACGAGGTCCTGTTCGTGAATAATTTCTATTACAGCTCGAACGACGTTCAAAAGAAAAAATACCTGCACAAGGTCTTGTCCGGGGAATGGATCGGAGGCATGGGTATGACGGAGCCGGGAGCGGGCACCGATGTACTTGGGATGAATACCGTAGCGGTTCGAAGAGGAGATAAGTATCTTCTGAACGGAACCAAGCAGTACATTACGAACGGAAACGTAGGCCAGGTCTTTTTGGTATACGCTAAGATGAGTAGAGAAGCGAGAAAAACGACCGCCTTTCTCGTAGAGAGTTCCTTTCCCGGTTTTGGCGTGGGAAAAAAAGAGGAAAAGATGGGAATGAGATCTTCTCCTACTACACAACTCGTCTTCGATAATACCGAGGTCCCCGCGGAAAATCTGATCGGTTCGGAAGACGGGGCCTTGGTCCACATGATGAGAAATCTGGAGATAGAGCGGGTTACTTTAGCTGCTCAGTCTCTGGGAATCGCAAAACGTTGTGTGGATGTGATGTGCGATTATACGATCCGTCACCGGGAGGCTTTCGGCAAAAAGCTGGTGGAATTCGGCCAGATCCAACGTTTGCTCGCCGAATCCTACGCGGACTACCAAGCAGCAAGAGCGCTTGTTTACGACGTGGCGTCAAAAATCCATCCTGAAAACAGGAATTCGTTGGGAGCCGCCTCCGCAAAATTGGTAGCAACCCAAATGGCGGAAAGGGTCTCCAGAAACGCGATTCAGGTTTTGGGCGGATACGGATACTGCAGGGAATACCCGGTGGAACGTCTCCATCGAGATGCTATCCTTCTTTCTATCGGAGGAGGAACGAACGAAGCCATGCAAAAGAATATCGCGGCAGACCTGAGAGCTATCTACAGTACTTCCGGCTAA